The following proteins are co-located in the Terriglobales bacterium genome:
- a CDS encoding peroxiredoxin yields DSDKKLCHAFGVIKEKNMYGKKVMGIERTTFLISPEGKIARIFPKVKPDGHAEEVLAALA; encoded by the coding sequence CGATTCTGACAAGAAGCTCTGCCACGCCTTCGGCGTCATCAAGGAGAAGAATATGTACGGCAAGAAGGTGATGGGCATCGAACGCACCACCTTCCTGATCTCGCCCGAGGGCAAGATCGCGCGCATCTTCCCCAAGGTGAAACCCGACGGCCACGCCGAGGAAGTGCTGGCCGCGCTGGCCTGA